The Papaver somniferum cultivar HN1 chromosome 6, ASM357369v1, whole genome shotgun sequence genome segment GCTCATCCAACAAAGAATCAGTTTGCATTAGGACTGTCAGATGGTGGTGTTTGTGTCATAGAGCCCCTTCGCTCATAGTACAAAAATAGGTAACCACTACTGCAGTACCAGCTGTTAATAATGTATGTATCTCAATGTCCGCGATCATTCTTAATGGAAGTTGCTAGTTCTGAATGTAAAAAACCAATCATTTTAAATCGATAAGTTCAGAGTTGCGAGTAAAATTCGAAATTGTAAAAATCaacatgatttttttctttttttttttatatagaatGACCTTGGATATGTATTTTATAGATCCAATATAAACAGTTGTCCAAGTAAACAGAGATTATGTACTAATATACAGTTCTTTTCTTCCGTTGATCGATATTCTTACTACTCCTTTCCTTATTATAGATTCATACTCAGCTTATGTAGTTTGGTTTGACCATCACTCTACTCGAAATTCATTTATTAGTCTCGGGTTTTATTAGAGTGCTTTCCAGGCACAACAGAAATTGTCAGTCATAATTCCAAGAACGGGGTTCGCAATTCCTTAAATTCTCATATAAATGAGGGCGGAAAGAGTACATATCATTTCTCAAACTTTGTACCTCGGGGTGCTTTCTCAACGATTCAGAAATGACTTTCCCACTTCCAAGAATGACTTTTCTAAAATAACCGTTCATGCTTTGAGAATAAGTCGATTCAACAGCTATAGCAAAATAACATTATCTCCGGCTTGAAAACTTCCTGGACATTGTCGATAAAGTTAAAACGTGCACGTTTAGCTAATAATTTGATGACTTTAGGATCCTAGGCATTTGTATATATAAGCAAGTCAGTTTCTACATTTAAggttcaaaagtcggacttttcGAATTTCAGACTCCGTTGGCAGAAAAAAACTGCGAACTCTACAATTATACATACATTAGTTGTCCATTGATCAAGTGCTAGTAGATCTCTCGATCAATTTCTATTTTGATCGGTAACTGCTCGTTGATATTCTCAATAATAACTAATCAACCATGAAGCCATCTGTTGCAaaactttttctttcttctcttctcctcctcttcttcaatcTAATTCTCACATTAACGTCCCCAACATATACAACCATGGTTTCAGCTTATGAAAACCCTGATAATCGATACAACAAAACCATTTATCACTCTATCAAAGCAGGAGGTGGCGGAGGTTctagcggtggtggtggtcgtggcggcggcggcggcggaAGTTccagtggcggtggtggtcgtggCGGCGGTGGAAGTCCCAGTGGTGGTCGTGGAGGCAGCAGTGGTACTGGTTCCAGGGGAAGTGGTGGTGGTCGGGCCGGCAGTGGTAGTACTGGTTTGAGTGGAACGAGTACCGGTGGGGTTATTGGAGGAGGAGTTATTGGGAGTTCAGGTCGTGGAGATGGAGGCACTAATAATCGTGATGGTCGCAGTGTCAGCTCTGCTGTTGATAATGGTTTGCCTCTTATTGTTGTGGTGACTGCCGTCACAACTTCTCTGATCGTCTCGTTCTCATCCTTCATCTAAAGGTGGAAGAAACCTGAATAAGAGCTGTATCAACTCATTCTTTGTTGTGCataaataaagaaaatgaaaagtaaaaaaaaatagggTGCAGTTAGCGGGCTTCcgatccttcttttattttgtttttgtcttCTATTTTCATGGAAGTATACACTTATTATAAACATGTAAATatagttgtttttgtttttccttttttataaTACAAAgcatatataatttttttatattttttcttatCATTTATAGTTTCTTGATTTAATTGAAGCGTTTGTGTACATAATCCAAGTagtgtttattataattataaaTTTAGCGTAATTCAAGTGTTCATTAATGTTTGTCTGATATTTAATGGAAAATCAAACCTGAGGGatcggaagaaaaaaaaactcgaaAACAAATAAACTAGATTCAGGCTCAACAAGTTTgcaatctatctatctatctaactAGAtgataattgaaacttaatacttGATTCTCCTTCATTCTGGCCCCACAAAATGCTGATGTGGATGGATAACTTTGGTGTGAGTATTCACAAATAGAGCCCTCTCATTTACTCTAGCCCCAAAGAATTGAAAGTGAAAATTTGTTCAAATCGGTTTACACCAACAACTACCGCATTTCCTCACTTCTATCAGCAGAACTACCCACgtaaaatatttgaacaaatcgCATTCTCAATCACCATGAACTCACACGACGATTTATTTCTCTCCTCTTCCCCTAAAAGTACTATCTTATCGATTTTCTACTGACAAAAAAAGATCCATTTGATTTTGAGATGTTAATACCTTCTATTGATGATCCATGGATCCGATTTCGATTGAAGCTATGCAATTGGTTTCATATTTTTCATTTAACAAAGATCAAATTTAGGGTATGGAAGGTATGGAATTTGTTTCTTACTTTCCATTTGACCCAGATCAATCTAGGATTTAAAATTATCAgctaattttgtttttaattttatgtttaGTATATAATCACGGGAATATTAACCTGAAGATCGTAGTATTTTTTTCTCAGGATCTGATGGAAGGAAAGAAAGAGTTAAAATTGAAGAGTT includes the following:
- the LOC113290856 gene encoding glycine-rich cell wall structural protein 1.0-like, with the translated sequence MVSAYENPDNRYNKTIYHSIKAGGGGGSSGGGGRGGGGGGSSSGGGGRGGGGSPSGGRGGSSGTGSRGSGGGRAGSGSTGLSGTSTGGVIGGGVIGSSGRGDGGTNNRDGRSVSSAVDNGLPLIVVVTAVTTSLIVSFSSFI